GATTATTATGGCTAAAAAACCATATTATATTACGACAGCCATCGCATATACATCGCGAACACCACATATTGGAAATACCTATGAAGCAGTTATTACAGATAGTATCGCACGTTTTAAGCGCTTGTTGGGATATGATGTTTTTTTTCAAACAGGAACGGATGAGCATGGGCAAAAAATTCAGCTTCAGGCACAAGAAGAGAACATTACACCTAAACAACATGTAGACAAAATCGCAGGTGAAGTTAAGGAAATCTGGGATTTAATGAATACAAGCTATGATAAATTTATTCGAACAACGGATGATGAACATGTAAAAACGGTTCAAAAGATTTTTAAAAAATTATATGATCAAGGTGATATCTATAAAGGAAGCTATGAAGGGCTTTATTGTACACCCTGTGAATCCTTTTTTACTGAAAGCCAGCTTGTCGATGGAAAATGTCCGGATTGTGGTCGAGAAGTGGAAAAAACCAGTGAAGAAGCCTATTTTCTTAAATTGAGTAAATATGCGGATCGATTAATGGATCACATCAATCAACATCCTGAGTTTATTCAACCAGAATCACGTAAAAATGAAATGGTAAACAACTTCCTAAAGCCTGGATTACAAGACTTATGTGTGTCACGAACGAGCTTTAATTGGGGTGTTCCGGTAACGTTTGATGAAGGACATGTTATCTATGTATGGATTGATGCCTTATCAAACTATATTACAGGGCTTGGCTATGACCCAGAGGGTAATCATGGTGACTTATTTAATAAGTACTGGCCGGCGGATGTCCATATTATAGGTAAGGACATTTTACGATTCCATACTATTTATTGGCCGATTATGTTGATGGCCCTTGAGGTTGAATTACCTAAGCAAGTGTTTGGCCATCCATGGCTAATGATTGGCATGGATAAGATGAGTAAATCCCGTGGAAATGTTATCTATGCCAAAGATCTCGTAGAATTTTTTGGTGTTGATGCGGTTCGATATTATTTATTACATGAGATGCCTTTTGGTCAAGACGGTACATTAACCTATGAATTGTTGGTTCAACGTATTAATTCTGATTTGGCAAATATATTAGGTAACTTAGTTAATCGTACAGTAGCTATGGTAAATAAGTATTTTGATGGTGTGATTCAAGCGCCGGATACGAAAGAAGCGATTGATGATTCCTTACGGACATTAGCTTTGGCTACACCAGGGAAAGTGTTGGATAAAATGGATGATCTTCGTGTTGCTGACGCCATGGATGCGATATGGACATTGCTTCGTCGTTCCAACAAATATATTGATGAGACAACACCATGGATTTTGGCTAAGGATGAAGCATTAATGCCACGTCTTGGAACCGTATTATATAACTTGCTTGAATCCATTCGTATGTCTGCAGTTATGTTGCAGCCATTTATGCCAGAGACTGCAGAAAAAATCTTTGAACAACTCAATACGCAAGTGACGGATTGGGATTCTCTTGGCAACTTTGATGGTATTCATGCCGGGGATAAAGTTGGAGAAGGTGTTGCCTTATTTGCACGTCTTGATGAGAAAAAAACATTAGACATGATTGAAGAAAAAATGCAGGCAAAGCAACCCAAAAAAGTCGTTGAAGAACCTAAACAACCTCAAGAAGTTGAAGAGGTTCCAGAGATTACTATTGATGATTTTGCAAAGGTACAGTTTGCAGTAGGAGAAATCCTTGAATGTAAAAAACATCCGAAGGCAGATCGACTCCTTGTCTCAAAAGTTCAATTAGGCGAGGAAATACGCCAAATCGTCTCTGGGATTGCAAATTCATATACGCCAGAAGAACTTGTTGGTAAGCAAGTGGTTGTAGTGAAGAACTTAAAGCCGGTAAAACTTCGAGGTGAGTTGTCAGAAGGAATGATTTTAGCTGCATCAAAAGAAGATGGAAAAGTAAGTCTTGTAACTGTGGACAAGGCCGTTAATAGTGGAGCAGAAGTTCGATAGATTTTGACAGAAGGTGATTAAATGATTTTTGAAAGTCATGCACATTATGATGATCCACAATTTTATAAAGATAGAGAAGCAATGTTTAAAGAGTTTCCAAAACAAAATATTCAATATGTAATCAATATCGGGGCGGACATGCGTTCGTCCAGATTATCCATTGAACTTGCCAAACGTTATCCTTTTTTGTATGCAACGGTGGGGGTACATCCTCATGATGTTGGTGAAATGAAAGAGGAGGACTTAGAGCGTTTGATTCATTTGGCTACATATGAAAAGGTGGTTGCAATCGGAGAGATTGGCCTAGACTACTACTATGATAGTGCGCCGAAAAGTGTGCAGAAGCTTTGGTTTAGAGAGCAGCTAAAGCTTGCCAATGAGCTGGATTTGCCAGTGGTTATACATAGTCGAGAGGCATCGCAAGATACGTTTGATCTTCTCATGGAAGCCGATTTAAAAAGTGCACGTAATCCTAAGCGCCCCAAAGGCGTTATTCACTGTTATTCAGGGCATGCTCAAATGGCGATGGATTATATAAAAGCTGGATATATGATTGGGGTTGGCGGTGTAATTACGTTTAAAAACGGTAAAAAATTACGTGAAGTGGTTGAAGCCATTCCAATGGAAAGTATTGTTGTGGAGACAGATGCGCCCTATTTGGCACCGGAACCGTATCGAGGAAAACGCAATGATTCTAGATACTTGAAATACATTATAGAAGAAATCGGAAAAATAAAAGGAATATCCCCAGAAGACGTCGAAGATATAACGTATCAAAATGGGAAGCGATTATTTTTTGATTAAGCGAGGTAATATTATGATGCTCTATATCAAAGCGCTTGGATTTAGTGAATATGATACAAGAGAAAAAGCGGAAAAACTTGTACAACAAGTAATAGACAAACCCACAACGCGTTATATTTCAAACTATAAAGAAGATGCAATAAAAGTCGAATACTATAAATCCTATGGCAAAGATTTTGGTCTTGTGGTGCGTGGAGAGATGGATGATAAAGAGGAACTGGTAATTCATACCGTCATCCCTTATGCAAAAGGGCGCAACCTGATGGATACCCATGAGATTGATGTTTCAGCCAATGATGATACGATGAGTTATAGTGGATTTTGTGAAGAGAACAAATCAGGTACGCCGGTATCTTTTTATTTGCAAAACCTGATTGATTATATTGAAATTCAAGATGATGAACATGTATATATTGATGGGGTTCGCTTATCTTTATTTGCGGTGGAAGGCACGGTGATTCTTCCTATCGAAAAAGATGAAGACGATGAAGATATGGAACTTGCGGAGCAGTTGATTCGAGAAGAGTTACTTAATCAAGCGCGTGAAGGGGATGAAGATGCTATGGATGCCCTTGAAGAAGAAGCGCTAGAAGCAACACGCATTTTACGGGAGCGACTTAAAAATGAAGACCTCTTGACAATTTTGGAAGGTTTTTTCATCCCATTAGGAGATACAGAAGACGTATATTCAGTGCTTGGCACGATTATTGACGCAAAAAAACTGATCAACCGAGTTACTAAGGAAGAAGTTTGGCGAATACGTATGCGATGTATGAACATTGTTGTGGATACGTACATTAATTCAGAGGACCTTATTGGCAAACCCATGCGCGGCATGCGCTTTAAAGGAACCTGTTGGGTACATGGTCAGATTGACTTTGAATTGCATGATGATTTTGAAAACCATAACGAAGATAATGATGCGACAAACTAGTCGCATCAAAGCTTTGTTCTTATTTGTCCTCATAGTTAAATGGATATAACCGGGACCTCCTAAGTCTCAATTCTAGGTTCGATTCCTAGTGGGGACGTTAAAAAGAGCATCTAGATAAGATGCTCTTTTGTCATTTGTTGTATAAATCTCAAACGCATGGATAGTTTTTC
This sequence is a window from Vallitaleaceae bacterium 9-2. Protein-coding genes within it:
- a CDS encoding TatD family hydrolase codes for the protein MIFESHAHYDDPQFYKDREAMFKEFPKQNIQYVINIGADMRSSRLSIELAKRYPFLYATVGVHPHDVGEMKEEDLERLIHLATYEKVVAIGEIGLDYYYDSAPKSVQKLWFREQLKLANELDLPVVIHSREASQDTFDLLMEADLKSARNPKRPKGVIHCYSGHAQMAMDYIKAGYMIGVGGVITFKNGKKLREVVEAIPMESIVVETDAPYLAPEPYRGKRNDSRYLKYIIEEIGKIKGISPEDVEDITYQNGKRLFFD
- a CDS encoding DUF3881 family protein; translation: MMLYIKALGFSEYDTREKAEKLVQQVIDKPTTRYISNYKEDAIKVEYYKSYGKDFGLVVRGEMDDKEELVIHTVIPYAKGRNLMDTHEIDVSANDDTMSYSGFCEENKSGTPVSFYLQNLIDYIEIQDDEHVYIDGVRLSLFAVEGTVILPIEKDEDDEDMELAEQLIREELLNQAREGDEDAMDALEEEALEATRILRERLKNEDLLTILEGFFIPLGDTEDVYSVLGTIIDAKKLINRVTKEEVWRIRMRCMNIVVDTYINSEDLIGKPMRGMRFKGTCWVHGQIDFELHDDFENHNEDNDATN
- the metG gene encoding methionine--tRNA ligase; translation: MAKKPYYITTAIAYTSRTPHIGNTYEAVITDSIARFKRLLGYDVFFQTGTDEHGQKIQLQAQEENITPKQHVDKIAGEVKEIWDLMNTSYDKFIRTTDDEHVKTVQKIFKKLYDQGDIYKGSYEGLYCTPCESFFTESQLVDGKCPDCGREVEKTSEEAYFLKLSKYADRLMDHINQHPEFIQPESRKNEMVNNFLKPGLQDLCVSRTSFNWGVPVTFDEGHVIYVWIDALSNYITGLGYDPEGNHGDLFNKYWPADVHIIGKDILRFHTIYWPIMLMALEVELPKQVFGHPWLMIGMDKMSKSRGNVIYAKDLVEFFGVDAVRYYLLHEMPFGQDGTLTYELLVQRINSDLANILGNLVNRTVAMVNKYFDGVIQAPDTKEAIDDSLRTLALATPGKVLDKMDDLRVADAMDAIWTLLRRSNKYIDETTPWILAKDEALMPRLGTVLYNLLESIRMSAVMLQPFMPETAEKIFEQLNTQVTDWDSLGNFDGIHAGDKVGEGVALFARLDEKKTLDMIEEKMQAKQPKKVVEEPKQPQEVEEVPEITIDDFAKVQFAVGEILECKKHPKADRLLVSKVQLGEEIRQIVSGIANSYTPEELVGKQVVVVKNLKPVKLRGELSEGMILAASKEDGKVSLVTVDKAVNSGAEVR